ATGGAGAGTATCACTCAGACAACAACCGGTTCTGTAAAACTGAAACTGTACAAAGGCTCAGTTTATGTGACGGGACGAACAAGCCCCTATAGCTTGTACAGGGAAGATATCTCATCATTCGAGAGTGGAGAAATATATGATCAAGCTGATGCTGCGGGATTCATACGTCTCTATGGTCTCCCGATGAGGGTACGGGCAATGCTTAATAAGGATGAGAAAAATGATCCTTGATGACTTGGTTGGGTTATTCCAATTGCTATTTGCTAATGTAATGTTAGCTCGAGTAAATCTGTTTAACAGATGCATTTTTAAAAAGGTAATTACAGCTATTGCATCCTCATATCCTTATTTTTCCCCAGTCTCCATATTTGGTTGATTCAGAGGCGTCATCTTATAGAAATGCGATGGCATTGATTTGTGGAAGAACTGATGAGAAATCAATTTTCAGGGAATTCAATTAACAGTTATAATGTTACTATAATCTTGTTATATACCCCTACACTACATTTCCCTGTGGAAGAATGGAAGGCTATTGTCGGTGTTGTGTCGGTGGGAGAGAAACCGAGTACGACGGATTCGCTGACGGTGCGGTCGGCCAAATAGGACTGACGCTGGTGCGGAAGCAGCGCGAGCATTTGTGAAATGTCGGGGGATAGAGGAAGAAATTAGGGCTATTGGATTTTGATCATGCTtggaagatttttttaaaaactaaaatttattaattCAATATCTAGTtggcaaaattttcaaaaatgatgttttatttgacttttttttaaaatgtcttaaattacatatttaaagACACATGTCATATCGGGGTGGCAAAACTTTATCTACACAGAAATTTTGTTCGTTTATTTGTTTGAGGTTATTCTCGAATTTAATTAtctaaatttaaataaatagaaattagATTACAAACACTCCTATTGGTTCACACGAAATCCTAGGTGAAACTGAAGGCTATGGTTTACCCGAATTCCAATTGAGGATTAAGCGACACTTCGTCGTCGACAGTTGAGAAATGAGACCACACCAGATACTGTAGTGTGTTcaggtttactttttttttttttttttttcttccttgccTTGCTCTGTTCGATACTTCGATTACTTCAATGGCGGGAACGCTCCAAGCCATGATTCTCTCTCCTTCCTACATCAACAAACCGGTATCGTTTCCTTTCATGAATCGGCATTTGCCGCCGAATAGCACGCTCCTCTTCACCCGCTCTGTCTCTTCCAGTCGCAATCGCTCGATTTCAACGACCATCAAAGCCCATGAGCGTCCCAATCAGGTTTCAAATTATATCAATAATATGCAGTCTCAATTTCGAGTAGTAATGCCCTTTAGTTATGCTGAAATATTTCTTAAATATTGATGCTACATGATGTGTTGCAGATAGATGATGGCCATGGAAGTAAACGTAATCCCTCGAAGGACTTGAATTGGGGTGAAAGGCTGTTCAACTTTGCCGGAAACAATTTTCTTCCGTTAGGTAATCTAACTTATCAGCCTGTTTGGAAGTAATTCTTTTGATAGAAATTCTACTTCTAAAACTTGgttcattttcatattttgcGAGCTCAATGGAATTGTTATTGGTAGTTGGTACatcattaaaacttaaaacaagcTGTCCAGAAGAAGTAGATTGATACTGGACCTTTACATTTAGTTTCAAAAAAGAGTAGTGAGAGTTGATATGGTTGTCAAGTTGTTTGGATGTTTAATCagatttatttgattttaaattCTTCTTTACTGTGTCCGTTTTGTTTTGGATAAAATCATATTAGAATCATCCATAAGGTCGTTTGTGTTTTTACGATGCCGTTGGGGTTATTATCTGATAATTGTTATTTGGTTTATTTGTGTGACTATATTGCAGCTCTTGTTAGTGGAGTAGTATTGGGATTTGTAAATCCTAGCCTCGGTTGCCTTGCTGACCGATACTATCTCTCAAAGTTTGGCACATTTGGGATATTTATAATCTCTGGTTAGATATTGAGCCTCTTCCATTCTTCATTAATTATGCATGATATCTTcttctcattttatttttctttctccttcatgTTAAAAATAGGTTTGACTTTGCGTAATGGAGATGTTGGTGCTGCCATGGAAGCGTGGCCTGTTGTAATCTTTGGACTTGTATGTCCTCAATATTCTTATTGATATTGTTTTCTTGTCTCTCTTCCTCTAGTATTTTTTTTCGTGGAGCATGGGCTTCTCTTAAAGCAATCCTAGGTCTAGAATATGAATACTGTGAATTTGGGATAGAGAATCATGAGATCGATCTAAAACACCCAAAATTTCAGCAAGTGTACTCCCCCAAACACAAGAAGAATGATGGTGCAAGGCCAAGCACAAGAAATATTGCAAGAACAACCTCTAATGACTCTGAACCTTACCTATGTTATGTTAGGGACAGCAAGCAATAAGGACTATGAGACTTCATAAGGAAAGGCAATAAAAGTGTAAAACAGCTTGGGTAGCAGCAGAAACTAAAGATAGGACCTTAGGAAAATAGAAACAGAGACCAACACTCTTGGTTATCAGATACTTTGAATCAAATCAATTTTGGTCAAGATATACTTTCTTCATCTGGGCTCGATTTGCACCTTCATGGCAAAAGagtaggaaaagaaaagaaaattaaaaaaagaggagagactGTGGCTGATTCTGGGAGAGATGATATAATGTTAGAGGAGCAGCATTAAGAGTGGATCTGAAAGGGAAAAGTAGTTTCGCCATCTGCACGTCAGCCTCTTTCACTATGTAGTTTATTTTCAGTGAATCTTAGCAATTCTTTGCATTTGTTTTCTGTTGATGCCAGCATCCATGTTGGTAATCTGTTGATATCTTCTATTGCAGTGCTCCATTCTATTTTTTACGCCATTCTTTTCAAAGATAGTTTTGCAAATTCGTCTCCAGCCTCAAGAATTTGTCACAGGTTTGTCAatttgacttcttttttttatcgtGTTTGTGATCAAGTTTCTTCATCTTATTTTATGAAATTAATTTGGAAATGggatttaaataataatttattgcAAATTGTGATTGCTTttaatgaatgaaaatgatttCCACAGGCTCTAGCTAATTGTCACAGGGCTGGAAACGCTCTACTGTTTTTAAATTTAACCATTGCGTTACTGAGTTTGGACTTTGAAGAATGAATATTGTTGTCTTTGTAGCTCAGGTTCTTCTTAGTCAAGCGTCCTTGAACATGCAAAcaagtttattttgtttctagGATCATCTAAAGTTGCCTGAAAATGTTTTTGAGTTCTCTAGTTTGATTTGAACACGGGTCTTTAGAAAAATTCCTGTGTAGGTGGGTGTTAAGTTTGGTAATTTGataatgttttaaatttttttaaggttTAATGATGGCGTTTGTATCATGTACCTAAGTTTCTGCAAGTACCAATGTACATTAATATTCTTCATTTTGGTGTGAAACTTGTACagagcctaaactagcaagttagacacctACAAACATCTATTTGCCCTTTATGGATACCATCCACTCTACTTAAAGTAATGAACTGTATACAAGTGAGAGTTTGAAATGTATATTCTAGTTTGACACATTCTTCCTCCAAATTTATCTTAGAATTTTTGCAAATTGTGAATCAAGAACTTTTCACTGCCAAGTTGTAAGTTTTCAAGAAAAGGGCATTATTTCTTATAATTAATATGTCTGTGTTTCTTGCTTTCTCAAATTCATGCTTCTGCGTTACGCTATAAAATTTAGGAATCAGCTCCACATACTGATTTTATGCAATCGTGCTTTGGCCTTATTTCACATTCAACTCGTAAGTTTCTCATCTCCTAGTGCTATTGTTCTTCTTACCATTCTTTTTGTCtggaatatattaatataacaaGCATTCTCCCTTGTAGTTGCATTTATTGGTCTTTGATGCACATGTGGAGGTGGCAGTAAGGGTTCTTGCAGAACTATGGCCCACCAAACCCTCGAGATATTGCGAAGTTGTAAAgcaaaaaaacttgaaacgGTCGAAACTTTTATCTGGCACCATCATACACTTGATGTATCCTATGGATACTGTCAgattaaaatatttcattaagtAAACTTTTTTCAGTAAGTAGATATCTTTAAATGAATAACGTGTGAGCCTGTGAGGGAGGTATAAAGCTAGGATTACAGATAAAAGATTGACTAGATATCGAGGGTCTTTAACTAGATATCAAGGAACAAACTGTTTTAGGTTTCTGCTGAGAATCCTTCATATATCTTGGAGCCAAATAATAGTTCTTTGATTGTCTTTTGCCATAACTTAAGCCTAGATACCAccttcaaatttcacaaaactagttacctgtgttttctttttcttaaataCAACATAGGTGCATTATTGAAAGCATCATTGATTGTTCTCTATTTGATCGGAAAATTAATATTGTATGTTTCTTGCAGGCCTGGCTCTATTTAGTTGTATGCCTACTACGTTATCAAGTGGAGTGGCACTTACTAATGTATGCTTATTGAATTGGTTTTTGTATCAGTTATCTTTCGTGTTTTCCTTTAGAAGCTGATTTTGTTTCTTGAATGCAGCTTGCTGGAGGAAATTCTGCACTTGCTCTTGCAATGACAGTGATATCTAATCTTTTAGGAATTATGATTGTAAGTTTCTCTGTCAAAATCCCATCCTTGGTGTCTAGTTGTTTTCTTTGCAGTGACATGGTGGTGAATATTGATAATTTAAGTTATGGTACTTATGTCTCTTGATACACTATGTTATTTTTAAAAGATCTATGTAGTATAACTTATATGTTATTTGTGAGTGTCAGTCGGACATAGCTGATTATGCATTCCCTTTTTCTAGTCCATTTCATAGCATTCACAGTTTTAAAAACGTTAGAGTTTTCTGTTGtttaaacatgaaaaggtcgtgcTACATCCTCTTAGTGTTGATCTATATATTTTTGCGACATTAGCGCTTTTCTGATACTTTCTTCACTTGCTCTATAGTGTGTCTGAATGAGTAAACCGAATCCGGAATTGCAGCTTCTGTTTGTCCTTTGACCATTTCGACTCACAATTCCTTTTCTGTAGAACATATTGCTATTGTTAgatgatatatacatacaccaaTTTCTCCAACAACCTGTTCAGAGTGTATTTACTCATATTTggtgaaaatatttttctatatgCTATTTTTGGGTATATGATTGTGTATGTTTTGTACTCAGAGAGAATAGCATTTGGTGAAAGGTTCTGACAATCAAGTATGGGGGCAGGAGAGGTGGGTGGATGGCTTCAGTCAGTAGTGGGATCATGATGTTTgattattgtaaaaaaaaaatcgaaatgATTAGGTGGCTTTTTGTTGAAACTTGCATGCagattgaaaaaattgaaatcaatatGGAGTTTTATCAGTCAGAAGGGTTGAATTTTGTTGTAAAAGCATTCCAAATGATTAGGTGGCTTTTTGTTGAAAGTTGCATGCAGATTGAAAATGCTGAAAGCAATATGGAGTTTTATCTGTCAGAAGGATTGAATTTTGTTCTTTCTCCCCCACCAGAGTGAGAGTGCACACACAAATATTACACATTTGGTGTTTTCTGTGCATGGTGTGTTTGGCTAGTTTGCCTTGATCATCAAAATTAGTCCAAGTACATTCATTTGTTTCCAGGTTCCATTTTCGATTTCTAGATTTATCGCTTATGGAGTTGGTGTATCTCTTCCAACTGAACAACTATTTAGAAGTCTGGTCATCACACTTTTAATCCCTCTTATCGTGGGGAAGGTAATATCTCCATCTCCATTCTCTCGATTTAACATTTTAAATGAAATTAGGCCATCTCTGCTATGTCAAGAATTGATATTTTTcaccatttgttttttttttttttttctttctctctcaatatATTTACTCCTTAAGAACGATTTCCTACTTATATCTTGAGAGTGAGAGTGAAAATTTCTTTAGTAAAAGTACTTTTTAATGAATCATTATGAAAGCTAAAGAACTATTTAAGAATCTGTGGACTTTCACCTTGACAAAGTAACTTTTCAGATTCATAACATTAGAATTTTTTTAGATACTTCTATAAAATATTGGCAAATGCGAATACTTGCTTCTTTATTATTTCTTCCTAAATTGTTTCTTTACATGTAATGAAGCTCGAGACTATTAAATTGTAACATGAccaacatattttaattttgctAGGGCTTAAAGCACGCAATGA
This genomic window from Tripterygium wilfordii isolate XIE 37 chromosome 9, ASM1340144v1, whole genome shotgun sequence contains:
- the LOC120005248 gene encoding probable sodium/metabolite cotransporter BASS4, chloroplastic isoform X1, whose amino-acid sequence is MAGTLQAMILSPSYINKPVSFPFMNRHLPPNSTLLFTRSVSSSRNRSISTTIKAHERPNQIDDGHGSKRNPSKDLNWGERLFNFAGNNFLPLALVSGVVLGFVNPSLGCLADRYYLSKFGTFGIFIISGLTLRNGDVGAAMEAWPVVIFGLCSILFFTPFFSKIVLQIRLQPQEFVTGLALFSCMPTTLSSGVALTNLAGGNSALALAMTVISNLLGIMIVPFSISRFIAYGVGVSLPTEQLFRSLVITLLIPLIVGKVFRESFKGLGNFVDQNRKLFSKVNAMLLSLVPWIQVSRSRSLLLLVKPEVFLVAILMGMLLHLMLLSFNILASQSLSAVSGGSQSVFAKKENSSALILVASQKTLPVLVAVVEQLGGAFGESGLLVLPCVAAHLNQIIMDSFIANFWLQKGLASNKAKVQVVSESGDSISFKRI
- the LOC120005248 gene encoding probable sodium/metabolite cotransporter BASS4, chloroplastic isoform X2, giving the protein MAGTLQAMILSPSYINKPVSFPFMNRHLPPNSTLLFTRSVSSSRNRSISTTIKAHERPNQIDDGHGSKRNPSKDLNWGERLFNFAGNNFLPLALVSGVVLGFVNPSLGCLADRYYLSKFGTFGIFIISGLTLRNGDVGAAMEAWPVVIFGLCSILFFTPFFSKIVLQIRLQPQEFVTGLALFSCMPTTLSSGVALTNLAGGNSALALAMTVISNLLGIMIVPFSISRFIAYGVGVSLPTEQLFRSLVITLLIPLIVGKVFRESFKGLGNFVDQNRKLFSKVNAMLLSLVPWIQVSRSRSLLLLVKPEVFLVAILMGMLLHLMLLSFNILASQSLSAVSGGSQSVFAKKENSSALILVASQKTLPVLVAVVEQLGGAFGESGLLVLPCVAAHLNQIIMDSFIANFWLQKGLASNKAKVS